Within Actinosynnema pretiosum, the genomic segment GCGTGGCGAGCGTCAGCGCCCCCGTCCGCGACAGCAGCGGCACCGTGGTGGCCGCCATCTCCGTCTCAGGCCCCATCGACCGCATGGGCCGCCGCCCAGGCGCCAGGTGGGCCGCGGACCTCCTGGCCGCAGCAGAGGCCCTCCAAAGCCGCCTGTAACCCAACGCACAAGGCCCCCGGAGCTCGAACTCCGGGGGCCTTCCTACGTCCCAGACAAAAAAGTGACCCCACTCACCACCGAGTGAAAAGCCCCAAAAAAGAATGCCCCCACCCCAAAGGTGACCCGCCCCACAAACACACGCCGACGCACGAACCACGAGCCCCAACCAATGGGCGAAGCCCGAGCCGTGACAACGCTCACCCCGAGACGACCACCCGCAGGGGAACCCGGTCACACCCAAGGCGACCACCCTCGAAGGGGGTCCGGGGGGCGAAGCCCCGCCGGGCGGGGCCCGGGGGCCGCGCCCCCGGTGAAAATGCGAAAGAGCCGTGGTCGATGATCTCCATCGACACGGCTCTCCCAGCTCTGTAGCCCCGATGGGATTCGAACCCACGCTACCGCCTTGAGAGGGCGGCGTCCTAGGCCGCTAGACGACGGGGCCCTAGAACAAGCTCATGAAGTTGTATTACCAGCGATTGTTCCAAGCGAACTCGGATAACCACTCGTAGCCCCGATGGGATTCGAACCCACGCTACCGCCTTGAGAGGGCGGCGTCCTAGGCCGCTAGACGACGGGGCCTGGACTTTCACCTGCATCCTGTGGACTTGCGTCCATGCTCGCGGCTCTCACCGCTCGCAGCTGGGGTACCAGGACTCGAACCTAGACTAACTGAACCAGAATCAGTCGTGCTGCCAATTACACCATACCCCATTGGCTTTCCCTTTCAGCTTCCCCCCGGTCTTGCTCGGGAGGGGCTGTCCGTTCCGCCGAGATGAATACTAGACCACACACCCGGCGGAACGGAAATCGGGGTTCACACACGGGTCCCCGCCAGCTCGCAGACGAGCAGTTCTGGCAGCTCAGCGAGACTGTGGATGGCGGACACGCCGTGGGGCAGACTCCCGTCGCCCTGGCCGCCCCGGTCGAGCCAGACGCCGCGCATGCCGGCGTCCCGCGCCCCGATGGCGTCGGCGTACAGCCGGTCGCCGACGTGGACGGTGTCGGCCAGCGCGGTGTTCAGGCCCGCGCAGGCCGTGTCGAAGATCACTCTGTCCGGTTTCGCCGCGCCGACCTCGCCCGCGATGAGGACGGTGTCGAAGTACTGGGCGAGGCCCAGCGCGGCGATCTTGTCCCGCTGGTGCCGCCCTGAGGCGTTGCTGACGGCCGCGAGCGGGAGTCCCGCGGCCCGGAGCCAGTCGAGGCAGGGGACGACGTCGGGGTAGAGGCGCCAGCTTCCCGCCAGCGCCTCCTGCCGCCCCAGTTCCCGCCTGGTGGCCTCGTGCTCGTCGAGCTCCTCGCCGAGCGCGGCGAAGAACGCGCGGGTCCTGATGTTGCGCATGGTCGAGTACTCGAACTCGCCGGTGAGCATCCGGGCGCAGTGGTCGTCGGTGATGCGCTGCCACAGCGGGAAGGTGTCGTCGCTGCCGACCATCGAGGCCAGCGCCGCCCTGGACGAGGTGCTGTAGTCGACGAGGGTGTCGTCGACGTCCAGGCACACCGCGCGGACCGCGCCGGTTCTCCTAGGGGTGTGAGTCGGGGCTGTGGTTGTCACCCTGAGAGGCTAGGTGGGTATGCCCCCTGGGCGATTCGACCAGTGAGGTGATATCTGCGCGGTCTTGCGCGATCAAGCCCTGTCGAATCGCCCAGTCGCCCCGATCAGCTTGCGCCGAGCGCCTTTCGCAATCGCCCGATCGAGCGATCACGGCCGAGCAGCTCCATGGACTCGTAGAGCGGCGGGGACACCGTGCGGCCGGTGACGCCGACGCGCACCGGAGCGTAAGCCTTGCGGGGCTTAAGTCCCAGACCGTCCACAAGGGACGCCTTGAGCGCTTCCTCGATGCTCGCGGCGTTCCACTCCGCCGTCGCCTCCAGCGCGGCGACGGCGGCCTCCAGCACCGGCTTGGCGTCGGCGCCGAGCGCCTTGGCCGCCGAGTCCTCCTCGGGCGTGAACACGTCGTCGGCGGTGAACAGGAAGCGCACCATGCCGGAGACCTCGGACAGCACGACGAGGCGCTCCTGCACGAGCGGCGCGACCCCGCGCAGCACGGCCAGGTCGGCCTCGGCGGGCTCCGCCGGGAGGACGCCGTCCGCGACGAGGTGCGGCAGCGAGCGGCTGACGAACTCCTCGACGGGGAGCGCGCGCAGGTGCGTGGCGTTGATCGCCTCGGCCTTCTTGAGGTCGAAGCGGGCCGGGTTGGCGCTGACCTTCGCGATGTCGAAGGCGGCGACGAGCTCCTGCGTGGTGAAGATGTCGCGGTCGTCCGCGATGGACCAGCCGAGCAGCGCGAGGTAGTTCAGCAGGCCCTCGGGGAGGAACCCGCGGTCGCGGTACAGGAACAGGTTGGACTGCGGGTCGCGCTTGGACAGCTTCTTGTTGCCCTCGCCCATGACGTAGGGCATGTGGCCGAAGAGCGGGGTGAACGTGGTGACGCCGATGCGCTGGAGGGCGCGGTAGAGCCCGATCTGGCGCGGGGTGGACGGGAGGAGGTCCTCGCCGCGCAGGACGTGCGTGATGCCCATGAGGGCGTCGTCGACGGGGTTGGTGAAGGGGTACAGCGGGTCGCCGTTGGCGCGCACCAGGACGGGGTCGGGCGTGGTGCCCGCCTTGAAGGTGATCTCGCCCCGGACGAGGTCGGTCCAGGACAGGTCCTCGTCGGGCATCCGCAGGCGCAGCACGGGCTCGCGCCCCTGCTCGCGGTAGGCGGCCTTCTGCTCGTCGGTCAGGTCGCGGTCGAAGCCGTCGTAGCCGAGCTTCGGGTCCTGGCCCGCGGCGCGGCGGCGGGCCTCGACCTCGTCGGGGGTGGTGAAGGACTCGTAGAGCTCGCCCGCTTCGAGGAGCCTGCGGGCGATGTCGGCGTAGATCTCGCGGCGCTGGCTCTGCCGGTACGGCTCGTGCGGGCCGCCGACCTCGGGACCCTCGTCCCAGTCGAGGCCGAGCCACCGCATCGCGTCGAGCAGCGCGAGGTAGGACTCCTCGGAGTCGCGCGCGGCGTCGGTGTCCTCGATGCGGAAGACGACTTTGCCACCGGTGTGCCGGGCGTAGGCCCAGTTGAACAGCGCGGTGCGGATGAGCCCAACGTGGGGCGTGCCGGTCGGCGACGGCGAGAAGCGGACGCGGACCTCTTGGGGTGCGGATGCGGTGCTCATGACCGGGTGAGCGTATCCCCCTTGACCGGGTTCCGGCCGGGGAGCATCCTGGGGTTATTCAACTGGTGTTGAAAAGGGGTGTGGCGTCATGACCAGGACCTCGATCGCCATCGCGGGCGGCGGCCCCGCCGGGATGGTGCTGGGCCTGCTGCTCGCCAGGGCGGGCGTGCGGGTGACCGTGCTGGAGAAGCACGGGGACTTCCTGCGGGACTTCCGGGGCGACACCGTGCACGCGTCCACGCTCGGGCTGCTCGACGACCTCGGGCTCGGGCCCGCGTTCGACGCGATCCCGCCCCGGTACGTGGAGCGGATGCGGGTGGTGGCGCCCGGCGGGGCGGCGACGGTCGCGGACATGCGGCGGTTGCCCGGCAGGCACAAGCGGATCGGGTTCGTGCCGCAGTGGGACCTGCTGGAGCTGCTGGCGCGCGCCGGGCGCGCGGAGCCCGCGTTCACGCTGGTGATGAACGCCGAGGTGACCGGGTTGCTCCGGGAGGGCTCGAAGGTCACCGGGGTGCGGTACCGGACGCCGGGGGGCGAGGTCTCGCTGGGCGCGGACGTGGTCGTGGCGGCGGACGGGCGGACCTCGCGCGTGCGGGCGGAGGCCGGGTTGGCGGTGCGGTCGTTCGGCGCGCCGATGGACGTGTGGTGGTTCCGGGTGCCCGTGCGCGAGGGGGACGAGCTCGGCGAGGTGCTGGGGCGGTTCGGGCGCGGCGAGGCGCTGGTGGCGATCCCGCGCACGGGCTACTTCCAGTGCGCGTTCCTGATCCGCAAGGGGACGGACGCGCGGCTGCGGGCCGAGGGGGTCGAGCGGTTCCGGGGGCGGGTGGCCGCGCTGATGCCCGCGCTGGCCGACCGGGTCGGGGAGATCGCGTCGCTGGACGACGTGAAGCTGCTGGACGTGCGGCAGAACCGGCTGCGCACCTGGCACCGGGACGGGCTGCTGTGCGTCGGGGACGCCGCGCACGCCATGTCGCCGGTGGGCGGGGTGGGGATCAACCTGGCGATCCAGGACGCGGTGGCGGCGGCGCGGTTGCTGGCCGGGCCCGCGCTGCGCGGGGCGGTGACGCCGGACGTGCTGAGGCGGTTGCGCAGGCGGCGGTTGTTCGCGACGGCGGCGACGCAGGCGGCGCAGCGGGTGCTGCAGCGGGCGGTGATGCGGGAGCCGGGGGCGTCGGAGCGCCCGGCGCGGGTGCCGCTCCCGCTGCGGGTGGCGCAGCGGTTCCCGGTGCTGCAGGCGGTTCCGGCCTACCTGGTGTCGATCGGGCTGCGGCCGGAGCCGACGCCGGGGTTCGCGAGGCGCTCGCCCGCGCCAGCGCGGTGAGGCGCGCCGCGGGTTTCCGCGCGCTCGGGTGAAGTCCGGTGCGGCCGAGCGGGTGCCGCGCGCGGGGCGCGGTTCGGGCGCGGCGGCGGGATTTGGTGCGCCGCAAGGGTTCTCGCGGCGCGCGGGCGGACGGCCGGAACCGCACTGGTGCGGCTCCGGGGACGGGAGCGCCCCCGGTCCGGAGTGGACCGGGGGCGTTCCCCTTTTCCGCTCGGTGACAGGGGGTCAGCGCGCGGCGGCGGTGTTGGTGAGCGTGCCGAGGCCGTCGATGGTCACCGAGACGCGCTGCCCCGGCCGCATCGGGCCGACGCCCGCCGGGGTGCCGGTGAGGATGACGTCCAGCGGGCGCAGGGTCATCACCGTGGAGATGAACGAGATCAGCGCCGGGATGTCGTGCACCAGCTGGGAGGTGCGGCCGTCCTGCTTCACCTCGCCGTCCAGCTCGGTGCGGATCGCGACGTCGGTGGGGTCGAACTCGGTCTCCACCCACGGGCCCAGCGGGCAGAACGTGTCGTAGCTCTTGGCGCGGGTGAACTGCACCTCGGAGCGCTGGATGTCGCGGGCGGTGACGTCGTTGGCGATGGTGTAGCCGAGGACCGAGCCCATGGCGCGCTCGACCGGGATGTCCCGGCCGCCGACGCCGATGACCACGGCCAGCTCGCCCTCGAACTCGACGCGCTCGGAGGCGGCCGGGAGGCGGATCTCGGCGTTCGGGCCGACGACGGTGGTGTTGGGCTTGAGGAAGATCAGCGGCTCGGCCGGGACCTCGTTGCCCAGCTCGGCGGCGTGGTCGGCGTAGTTGCGGCCGACGCAGACGATCTTGGGCGGGAGGAAGGGGGCCAGCAGGCGGACGTCGGCCAGCGGCCAGCGGCGACCGGTGAAGGTCGGCTTGCCGAACGGCTCGTCGGCGATCTCAGCCGCGACCAGGTCGTCGCCCTCCCCCTCGATGGCGGCGAAGGCGAGACCGTCTGGCTGGGCGATACGGGCGATGCGCACGGAGTTCACCCTAACCGGCGGTGGGCGCGGGTGCCCGCCCCGCCTAGCGTCGGCTCATGGAACCCCTGCGCGGACACCGCCTCCGCTCCCCCGCCCGGTCAGCCCTGCTGATCGCGGTGCTCCTGCTGCTCGCCGCGAGCCCGGCCGCCGCGGCGACCACGCTGCAGATCGGCACGACCGTCCGGTTGGCCTCGGACGAGCAGTGCGCCAACGGCTTCAACGTCGAGGACCACCTGCTGCTGCCGCCCGACTGCGTGCCGAGGGCGCAGGGGGTGAACCCGATCGGCGTGGCCGTCCGGAGCGCCGAGGGCGAGACGATCGCCCGGATCACGCAGGCCAGCGGCAGGGTGGTGCTGGCCAGGCAGGTCCAGGGGGTGACCGTCACCAGGGTGCCCGTGGTGCAGCACACCGGGACCCGGATCACCGGCGCGACGGCGGCCGGGATCGGCAGGCGGGTGTGCGTGCTCAGCCGGGTCGGCGGAACGCTGTGCGGGCCGGTGGTGGCGCTGAACCGGACGGTGAACTGGGCCGGGGGGACCGTGACCGGGCTGTCCGAGGTGCGGGTGTGCGCGAGCGGGCCGTGGGGCTGGGCGCCGGTGGTCGACGGGTCGCTCGCCGTGGGGCACGTGCTCGGCGGCGCCGGGTGCTCGGTGTACTTCCTGCCGATCGCGCCGCTGCTCGCCTCGGGCGGGCTGCGGCTGGCGCTGTAGCGCCGGGAGGGGGCGGCCCGGTCGGCGCCGCCCCCGTCCCACGGCTCAGACCAGCGCGGACGCGTGCGCGGCCTTGTGCGCCAGCGCGTCGCACAGCGCCAGCCAGCTCGCCTCGACGATGTTGCCGTGCACCCCGACCGTGGTCCACTCGCGCTCGCCGTCGGTCGAGTTCACCAGCACCCGCGTCACCGCCTCGGTGCCGCCTGCGCCGTCCGCGTCCCGCCCGTCACCGGACAGGATGCGGACCTTGTAGTCGTTGAGCTTCACCGCGTCCAACCAGGACAGGTGCGGCAGCAGCGCCTTGCGCAGGGCCCCGTCCAGCGCGTGCACCGGGCCGTTGCCCTCCGCCGTGGCGATCACCCGCTCGCCGCCCACGTGCACCTTCACCGTCGCCTCGGAGACGATCTCGCCGTCCGAGCGGTGGTCGAGCACGACGCGGTAGGACTCCAGGGTGAACGGCGGGGCGTCCAGTTCGGACAGCTCGTCGCGCAGCAGCAGCTCCAGCGACGCGTCGGCCGCCTCGAACGACCAGCCGCCCGCCTCCAGCTCCTTGACCTTGCGGACGGCGCTGGTCAGGGCCTCGGGGTTGGCCGCGAGGTCCACGCCCAGCTCCCGCCCCTTCAGCTCCAGGCTCGCCCGCCCGGCCATCTCGGTGACCAGGATCTTCATGCCGTTGCCGACCACCTCCGGGTCGATGTGGTTGTACAGCAGGGGGTCGACCTTGATCGCGCTCGCGTGCAGGCCCGCCTTGTGGGCGAAGGCCGACGACCCGACGTAGGCCTGGTGGGTGTCGGGTGCGATGTTGGCGATCTCGGCGAGGGCGTGCGAGACGCGGGTGAGCTCCCCCACGGCCCCCTCCGGCAGGACCGGCATCCCCAGCTTGGTGACCAGGTTGCCGACCACGGCGAACAGGTCGGCGTTGCCCGCCCGCTCGCCGTACCCGTTCGCGGTGCACTGGACGTGCGTCGCGCCCGCCTGCACGGCCGCGAGGGTGTTCGCCACGGCGCAGGACGTGTCGTCCTGGCAGTGGATGCCGACCCGGAAGCCGGTGCGGGCGAGGACGTCGGCGACCACCTCGGCCAGGCCGAGCGGCAGCTGGCCGCCGTTGGTGTCGCACAGCACCACCACGTCGGCCCCGCCGGTGACGCCCGCCTCCAGCACGCGCAGCGCGGTGTCCGGGTCGTGCGCGAAGCCGTCGAAGAAGTGCTCGGCGTCCAGGAACACCCGGCGGCCGTTGTCCACCAGGTGCTTGACGGTGTCGTGGACCATGGCGAGGTTCTCGGCGGCGTCGGTGCGCAGGGCGCGCTCCACGTGCCGCAGGTCCGACTTGGCCACCAGGGTGACCACGGGGGCGCCGGAGTCGAGCAGGGCGCGCACCTGCGGGTCGTCCTGGACCTTCACGCCCGCCTTGCGGGTGGCGCCGAACGCGACCAGCTGGGCGTTGGCCAGCTCCAGCTCGCCGGAGGCCGCGCGGGCGAAGAACTCGGTGTCCTTGGGCATCGCGCCCGGCCAGCCGCCCTCGATGAAGCCGACGCCCAGCCCGTCCAGCAGGCGCGCCACCTGGAGCTTGTCGGTGACGGAGTAGGTGATGCCCTCGCGCTGTGCGCCGTCCCGGAGGGTGGTGTCGTAGACGTGGAAGCTATCGCCGAGCGTGGTCACGGTGTGTTCTCCTGCGGGCGGGCTTGGTCGGGTTTGTCGAGAAAACAAAAAGACCCCCCGCTGGGATGCGAGAGGTCTGCGCGCCGGTGGCGGGTGCTCGGGGCACTCAACCGGCGCGCTGCTCGATAATCACGGCGACGTGGACAGCCATGCCCGCATGGTGCCACAGGCCACGGGGGCGTACCAAGCTCCGGGCGGAGTTTCCCACCAGGTGGGTTACGCGATCGCTCGTTCGCAGGTCGGGGGCGGGTGGCGGGTGCGAGGGGGTCACCCGGACGGGCGGCGGGGTGGCCGGCCGGGGGTGCGGCGGCGGGCGGGCGGAAGGGCTTCCGGCAGCGCGTCCCGGCCAGGGGTGGGCGGTTCTCCCGGCGCTCCGACCGCGCGGCGCGACGGTGGGCGGGCCGTTTTTCCCGACGCCCCGGCCGCGCGGCGCGGCGACGGGCAGGCCGTTTTCCCGGCGCTCCTACCGCACGGCGCGACGGTGGACGGGCCGTTTTTCCAACGCCCCGACCGGCGCCGTGCGACGACGGGCGGGCCGTTTTCCCCGCGCCCCGACCGCCCACCGGGATGCGCCATTTCCCGGCGCGGAACGATCCCGCCCCCGGACACCGGAAAGGGCCACCGAAAGCTCTCGGTGGCCCTTTCCGGACTTCTGCCCCGGCCGCGGGACGCGGCCCCGGCGCCTGCGCTCTGCTGTCAGCGCTCTGCTGTCAGCGCGCCGGTAACCAGCGCTCCGGTGTCAGCCGGTGCGCACGTTGGACGACACCAGCGCGGCGAGCCGGTCGCCGATCGCGTAGGTCGCGCCCGGCGACGCGTGGTCGCGGGTGGCCAGGTCGAACGCCACCGACGCCTCGATGCGGCGGGCCGCCTCGTGCTCGCCGAGGTGGTCGAGCATGAGCGCCACGGACAGCACCGCGGCGGTCGGGTCGGCCACGCCCTGGCCCGCGATGTCCGGCGCGCTGCCGTGCACCGGCTCGAACATGCTCGGGTTGCGCCTGGTCACGTCCAGGTTGCCGGACGCGGCCAGCCCGATGCCGCCGGTCACCGCCGCCGCCAGGTCGGTGAGGATGTCGCCGAACAGGTTGTCGGTGACGATCACGTCGTAGCGGCCGGGGTCGGTGACCAGGTGGATCGTCGCGGCGTCCACGTGCTGGTAGGCGACGGTGACGTCGGGGTGCTGGAGCGAGACCTCCTCGACCACCCTGGACCACAGGGAGCCCGCGTGGGTGAGGACGTTCGTCTTGTGCACCAGGGTCAGGTGCTTGCGGGGGCGGTTCGCGGCGCGCGCGAAGGCGTCCCGGACGACCCGCTCGACGCCGAACGAGGTGTTGATGGACACCTCGGTGGCGATCTCGTGCGGGGTGTCCTTGCGCAGCAGGCCGCCGTTGCCCGCGTACAGGCCCTCGGTGCCCTCGCGGACGACCACCATGTCGATCTCCGGCGGGTCCGCGATGGGGCTGCGGACGCCGGGGTACAACCGCGCCGGGCGCAGGTTGACGTGGTGGTCGAGCTCGAACCGGAGGCGCAGCAGCAGGCCGCGCTCCAGGATGCCGCTGGGCACCGACGGGTCGCCGACGGCGCCGAGCAGGATCGCGTCGTGCTGGCGCAGCTCCCCCAGCACGGACTCCGGCAACAACTCACCTGTGGCGTGCCAGCGCGCCGCACCGAGGTCGTAACGGGTGATCTCGGCCGCCGGAACGACCTCACCCAGCACCTTCAGTGCCTCGGCGACGACCTCGGGCCCGATCCCGTCCCCCGGGATCACTGCGAGCCGCATTAACACACCTCCCAGGTATCAGTCCCAATTCACGGGACTAGTTTTCATTGCGAAAGGCTACCGGCCCGATGCGTCCGCACCGCACCTGGAACACGCCGTTGGGGGTAACTCTCCCGGACTGCGGGACACCCGAACGGTTCAACACCCCCGTTCAGATGTCACCCGAAGGACGTAAAACGGCTCTGGCCGGTCGGGGGAGAGTCCCCCCGACCGGCCAGAGCACCCCTGTCTGAATCGTGCCGACCAGCGCTTACCGCGTCAGTAGGCGCTCCTCGGAGCGGATCAGACTGCCGGGCGGTCGCTGCCGCCCTTGACCTTCACGACGTCGACCCGGTCCCCGGACGCGTTGTGGTGGTTGACCACCATCAGGCTGTCCGACGCCGTGCCGGGCTCGCGGTTGACCACGAGCGCCGTACCGGGCTTGGCCTGGTACGACAGCGCCGCGTCCCCGCCGCCCTGCACCCAGAGGCCGGGCTTGAGGGCGTCGAACGACAGCGCGCCGTCGATCGAGTCGATGCGGTCGTCGGACGCGCCGGGCGCGAGGTAGAACCCGGTGCTGTTGACGGTGTAGGTGATCTTCGCGGTGTCCCCGGACGGGTCGATGCCCAGCGCGGAGAGCAGCACCGGCAGCACCACCACGTTGGTGTCGAACACGTTCGTGTCAACATCACCGAACTGGGCGTTGACCGGCTGGATGTCGACGGTCTCCCCGGTGGCCAGGTCCACGGTGACCGCGACCAGCAGGTCGGTGTCGGTGAGCTTGGTCGTGTAGGTCTCAAAGTCCGGGGTGCCGTCGCCGTTCACGTCGACGTCGATGTAGAAGATGGTGTTCGACCCGAGGTTGTACCAGTTGTCCCAGGTCGAGACGCC encodes:
- a CDS encoding HAD family hydrolase, whose protein sequence is MCLDVDDTLVDYSTSSRAALASMVGSDDTFPLWQRITDDHCARMLTGEFEYSTMRNIRTRAFFAALGEELDEHEATRRELGRQEALAGSWRLYPDVVPCLDWLRAAGLPLAAVSNASGRHQRDKIAALGLAQYFDTVLIAGEVGAAKPDRVIFDTACAGLNTALADTVHVGDRLYADAIGARDAGMRGVWLDRGGQGDGSLPHGVSAIHSLAELPELLVCELAGTRV
- the gltX gene encoding glutamate--tRNA ligase is translated as MSTASAPQEVRVRFSPSPTGTPHVGLIRTALFNWAYARHTGGKVVFRIEDTDAARDSEESYLALLDAMRWLGLDWDEGPEVGGPHEPYRQSQRREIYADIARRLLEAGELYESFTTPDEVEARRRAAGQDPKLGYDGFDRDLTDEQKAAYREQGREPVLRLRMPDEDLSWTDLVRGEITFKAGTTPDPVLVRANGDPLYPFTNPVDDALMGITHVLRGEDLLPSTPRQIGLYRALQRIGVTTFTPLFGHMPYVMGEGNKKLSKRDPQSNLFLYRDRGFLPEGLLNYLALLGWSIADDRDIFTTQELVAAFDIAKVSANPARFDLKKAEAINATHLRALPVEEFVSRSLPHLVADGVLPAEPAEADLAVLRGVAPLVQERLVVLSEVSGMVRFLFTADDVFTPEEDSAAKALGADAKPVLEAAVAALEATAEWNAASIEEALKASLVDGLGLKPRKAYAPVRVGVTGRTVSPPLYESMELLGRDRSIGRLRKALGAS
- a CDS encoding FAD-dependent oxidoreductase → MTRTSIAIAGGGPAGMVLGLLLARAGVRVTVLEKHGDFLRDFRGDTVHASTLGLLDDLGLGPAFDAIPPRYVERMRVVAPGGAATVADMRRLPGRHKRIGFVPQWDLLELLARAGRAEPAFTLVMNAEVTGLLREGSKVTGVRYRTPGGEVSLGADVVVAADGRTSRVRAEAGLAVRSFGAPMDVWWFRVPVREGDELGEVLGRFGRGEALVAIPRTGYFQCAFLIRKGTDARLRAEGVERFRGRVAALMPALADRVGEIASLDDVKLLDVRQNRLRTWHRDGLLCVGDAAHAMSPVGGVGINLAIQDAVAAARLLAGPALRGAVTPDVLRRLRRRRLFATAATQAAQRVLQRAVMREPGASERPARVPLPLRVAQRFPVLQAVPAYLVSIGLRPEPTPGFARRSPAPAR
- a CDS encoding fumarylacetoacetate hydrolase family protein; this encodes MRIARIAQPDGLAFAAIEGEGDDLVAAEIADEPFGKPTFTGRRWPLADVRLLAPFLPPKIVCVGRNYADHAAELGNEVPAEPLIFLKPNTTVVGPNAEIRLPAASERVEFEGELAVVIGVGGRDIPVERAMGSVLGYTIANDVTARDIQRSEVQFTRAKSYDTFCPLGPWVETEFDPTDVAIRTELDGEVKQDGRTSQLVHDIPALISFISTVMTLRPLDVILTGTPAGVGPMRPGQRVSVTIDGLGTLTNTAAAR
- a CDS encoding chymotrypsin family serine protease; its protein translation is MEPLRGHRLRSPARSALLIAVLLLLAASPAAAATTLQIGTTVRLASDEQCANGFNVEDHLLLPPDCVPRAQGVNPIGVAVRSAEGETIARITQASGRVVLARQVQGVTVTRVPVVQHTGTRITGATAAGIGRRVCVLSRVGGTLCGPVVALNRTVNWAGGTVTGLSEVRVCASGPWGWAPVVDGSLAVGHVLGGAGCSVYFLPIAPLLASGGLRLAL
- the cimA gene encoding citramalate synthase, whose translation is MTTLGDSFHVYDTTLRDGAQREGITYSVTDKLQVARLLDGLGVGFIEGGWPGAMPKDTEFFARAASGELELANAQLVAFGATRKAGVKVQDDPQVRALLDSGAPVVTLVAKSDLRHVERALRTDAAENLAMVHDTVKHLVDNGRRVFLDAEHFFDGFAHDPDTALRVLEAGVTGGADVVVLCDTNGGQLPLGLAEVVADVLARTGFRVGIHCQDDTSCAVANTLAAVQAGATHVQCTANGYGERAGNADLFAVVGNLVTKLGMPVLPEGAVGELTRVSHALAEIANIAPDTHQAYVGSSAFAHKAGLHASAIKVDPLLYNHIDPEVVGNGMKILVTEMAGRASLELKGRELGVDLAANPEALTSAVRKVKELEAGGWSFEAADASLELLLRDELSELDAPPFTLESYRVVLDHRSDGEIVSEATVKVHVGGERVIATAEGNGPVHALDGALRKALLPHLSWLDAVKLNDYKVRILSGDGRDADGAGGTEAVTRVLVNSTDGEREWTTVGVHGNIVEASWLALCDALAHKAAHASALV
- a CDS encoding 3-isopropylmalate dehydrogenase, translated to MRLAVIPGDGIGPEVVAEALKVLGEVVPAAEITRYDLGAARWHATGELLPESVLGELRQHDAILLGAVGDPSVPSGILERGLLLRLRFELDHHVNLRPARLYPGVRSPIADPPEIDMVVVREGTEGLYAGNGGLLRKDTPHEIATEVSINTSFGVERVVRDAFARAANRPRKHLTLVHKTNVLTHAGSLWSRVVEEVSLQHPDVTVAYQHVDAATIHLVTDPGRYDVIVTDNLFGDILTDLAAAVTGGIGLAASGNLDVTRRNPSMFEPVHGSAPDIAGQGVADPTAAVLSVALMLDHLGEHEAARRIEASVAFDLATRDHASPGATYAIGDRLAALVSSNVRTG